From the genome of Plectropomus leopardus isolate mb chromosome 13, YSFRI_Pleo_2.0, whole genome shotgun sequence, one region includes:
- the LOC121952945 gene encoding putative monooxygenase p33MONOX, which produces MSGSGDLPAIEGSGMGGMKLPIGMTRRGLSYDDNLEAPMSTPPHDISINNLWRRPIIPERKFTHLAEEDESGAVSQSVVPESAPCRSPNVVKTKASSIIMNSLITKQTQDSVYKFEQRAGLTDTSYTPHKGLTAEETRHHHRLPESLQKLQIQSMEAREERQTSSAQSTPSNTPHTSPKQQRRGWFGSTSSEISISSSNSSVDLGGGDAAVGGAVERWSVFGPRPLVQKSASDLGSDPTAPGFALMGYRGAQKPTPMEVMKSQATRLADAPVAQKVAPPKMEIPTVEGRRQGARPHKLKHRDMNILTPSGF; this is translated from the exons ATGTCCGGCTCAGGGGACTTACCAG ccaTCGAGGGCTCGGGGATGGGCGGGATGAAGCTCCCCATCGGGATGACCCGCCGGGGCCTCAGCTACGACGACAACCTGGAGGCCCCCATGTCCACGCCCCCACACGACATCAGCATCAATAACCTGTGGAGACGACCCATCATACCAGAGAGGAAGTTCACACACCTGGCTGAG GAGGATGAAAGTGGCGCAGTGAGTCAGTCTGTGGTGCCGGAGAGCGCCCCCTGCAGGTCACCAAATGTAGTGAAGACCAAGGCGTCCTCCATCATCATGAATTCTCTTATCACCA aGCAGACTCAGGATAGCGTGTACAAGTTTGAGCAGAGAGCGGGGCTCACTGACACCAGCTACACTCCCCATAAAGGCCTCACCGCTGAGGAGACGAGACACCACCACCGCCTGCCCGAATCACTCCAG AAATTGCAAATCCAGAGCATGGAGGCCAGAGAAGAGCGGCAGACCTCGTCCGCCCAGTCCACTCCATCCAACACACCACACACCTCCCCAAAACAACAacgcag GGGCTGGTTTGGCAGTACGAGTTCAGAGATCAGCATCAGCTCCTCCAACAGCAGCGTAGACCTGGGAGGAGGAGACGCAGCAGTGGGAGGTGCAGTTGAGCGATGGAGCGTATTTGGCCCGCGGCCTCTTGTCCAGAAGTCGGCTTCTGACCTGGGATCAGACCCAACAGCTCCAG GCTTTGCATTGATGGGGTACCGCGGTGCCCAGAAGCCGACCCCAATGGAGGTAATGAAGTCACAGGCCACGCGGCTGGCTGACGCCCCCGTGGCTCAGAAGGTGGCCCCTCCCAAAATGGAGATTCCCACAGTGGAGGGTCGACGGCAGGGAGCGCGCCCACACAAGCTcaaacacagagacatgaaCATCCTCACGCCCTCTGGCTTTTAA